A single Uloborus diversus isolate 005 chromosome 7, Udiv.v.3.1, whole genome shotgun sequence DNA region contains:
- the LOC129226556 gene encoding uncharacterized protein LOC129226556 produces the protein MRRFILCFTVIVLASVAVESLPQGGGGGGDAGAGAGAGFGIGGGAGAGGGGQGGGGGQGGGDAGAGAGFGISGGAGGGANGGGGGGGGR, from the coding sequence ATTCTCTGCTTCACTGTCATCGTGCTGGCAAGTGTCGCAGTCGAATCCCTGCCTCAAGgcggtggtggtggtggtgatgCTGGAGCTGGAGCTGGAGCAGGATTCGGCATTGGCGGTGGAGCCGGAGCAGGAGGTGGTGGCCAAGGCGGCGGAGGTGGCCAAGGTGGTGGTGACGCCGGAGCCGGGGCTGGCTTCGGTATCAGCGGCGGAGCTGGCGGTGGCGCCAATGGAGGCGGTGGAGGTGGTGGAGGCAGATGA
- the LOC129226557 gene encoding uncharacterized protein DDB_G0282077-like, producing MAALTQLVIYIAVAMLFTHLTTNAVPLEQKERPLGLNNDGSSEKAVGSKSTEDALSKTARRQETASNTEFSTGTQESHNSGSGTGSDVRRAKSGTDAGGGAGASGGFGFGMNAGGNVGSGVGAGS from the exons ATGGCTGCACTTACTCAATTG GTTATATATATCGCTGTAGCGATGCTTTTCACTCACCTTACAACAAATGCAGTCCCTCTAGAACAAAAGGAGAGGCCTCTTGGTTTAAATAACGACGGTTCATCAGAAAAAGCTGTTGGAAGTAAATCAACCGAAGACGCGCTGTCAAAAACAG CAAGAAGACAGGAAACGGCGAGCAACACTGAGTTTAGTACAGGCACACAAGAAAGTCATAATTCAGGATCTGGAACGGGATCTGATGTAAGACGAGCTAAAAGTGGAACTGATGCTGGAGGTGGAGCTGGAGCCAGTGGCGGATTCGGATTTGGAATGAATGCAGGAGGAAATGTAGGAAGTGGAGTAGGAGCTGGATCATAG